Genomic DNA from Epinephelus moara isolate mb chromosome 24, YSFRI_EMoa_1.0, whole genome shotgun sequence:
TTGTTCCATCATCTGTTTCAGCGGCTGGTGTCAGACAATCTTGCAGTTGaagatgctggatgtggaggtccggAGCTGGTGTGGCTACATGTAGTCTGcagttgtgaggctggttggatgtactgccaaattaaaGGAAACAACACTGGAGACATCTTacggtagtgaaatgaacattcagttcaagagcaacagctctggtggagaatcctgcagtcagcatggcaatggtgtgatcaaactgcatattatagagtggccttttattgtgaccatcccaaggcacacctgtgtagtaatgatacTGTTTattcagcatcttgatatgccacacctgtcaggcgGATGGATTACCTTGAAAAccgagaagtgctcactaacatggattttCATACACGGTGGTGACTCTCACCCACAGACCTCACTGTCACTAACACATGATGAACACTTGGTGGCGGTAATGCGCACTTACAAAGGTAATACACATTTTCATATCAGGGCGAAGAAGAAGCGATACACGAGAACAGCTCAGACCCCCCCCCTTACTTTCTATATCAGTACTGAGAAATGGCGGCGTCCGTGTGCCGAGTTGGGAGCACTGTGGGTCGAGCCCTCGCCAAAAACCGCAGTGTAAGTACACATTTAAAGGCTAAGGAGAAAAAGGTTTTGCCTTAGGAAATGTCAAAGCGAGATACCggtactgtttttgttttagtgtAAGCCTGGAATCAATCGAAGAGGGTGAAAGTTAACcggctagcttgctaactagctagctgaGCTGTCCACAGTACAGAACGGGAAAGAGTTAGCATTAGTTAGCTAGCAGTGAACGCAAGGTCACCTGTCATATGAGGCTGCGCGTCATTCAACAACCACCTGGTGTGTAACGTGTACAGTTTGTAGGTGTCATTCAGATTATCTTTTCGTCGTTTCGATCGTCTTTAGCCTGTCGCAAGGTCAGCAGCTGTAACATTTGTCACTTGTCCTCATCTGCCCTCACACCGCAGCTAAGCTTCCTGGCTAGCAGTGTTAGCATTGTGACTTTGGATAGGCAGATGCTGACAGGGACAATCCTTTACTTTTATTGATAGAGAAAATATTTGATTGCTGAGAAAGTACTTTAATACTGTGTAAATGGAAACGTGAAAACTGTGTACTGACACTGATTTTACATTATTACCATAGATTGGAGCAACTAACTGATTACAACTGTGTTAGCTTTAGCTGTGTCTCTAGATTTTGCAACGTTTATTATCCCACATCACTGCACAGCGTACTTGTGTAAACGTATGTAATATCAACATTAAATGTCATCGTAGATAATTCtcagaaataattaaaaatattgaATACCCTGTCTGGATGTACAATAGACTGATCCTTTACAATACAGTGCATATCGATGTATAGAAACAATAGCTATATATGCACACAGATCTAGACAATTTGACATGTATTACATCCCATATTATGCTTTTGTCTATTTTTAGTTGTCTCCCTGGCAGATATCATAGGGTGGCAGTGTCAGCTGTCAGCCTTAAATTTAGATGCCAAACATTTGTAATCTCGATTTGCATTTGTAGGGATCAACAAGAGTTAGTTTAAAgtgttaaataaagtacagttcATTCAATTTTCTGCACCTCATGCCTTACACAATAATAGACAATCAGGGCATACATGCGCAAGACTATTTGCAGTTGAAATATGTGCAATACAAAATGGCAAAACTGTTGTAAAATGCCctattttgtaatttttgagATGTCTTGCTAACtaacattaataaacaaacacacaggaccTGAAGCATTGCCTTATTTGCTGAGTAAGAACAATAACAAGCAGTTGTATCAGTCAGCAAGGCACAGCTAATATTAAATAGCTTTCATATGTGCACAATGCCGGTAATTAAATCATTgaaagagccaacatgtttcaacCACTGTAGCTCTTCATCAGAGCTTTTCAAAAAACAACAGGTAGCCTTCATATAAGGATTTAGCCCCTACAATATAGgccttttaatatttttttctgtgttaatATATTTGTTCTCATTTTTTGTCATAGTGGTTTCCAGTGTGTTTACTTTGAACAGAAATTCATGTTATTCAGACAGTATATTTTAAGGAATattatgcaggattgttggccgctgtttgtaaacatgctCACGGacaaaactgaaagtaaaagccaaccccagatcaCTCTCGTTTGGTGTTTTGCCTGAGCCATACACAGCcataaacatcctgaacacagaaaataagaagagaaTAAGAAAATGCAGGCTGAGTACAGAGtttctgcagaaaaacacaccaccacacacttctcgtgggtcataaatgatgattgagagggattacctcTGTATcagtctctctgtttgtttgtttgtttgtttgttttaaggaaaatcctACATAGTATATATTTAAATGTACAGGAGTTAAAAATGACTCATTGTCTTTACCCCCTCAGCCCATCCTCCTGTCTCTGAGGCGTGGACAGGCCTCAGTCAGCTATGCCCAGAGCCTGCTGGGAGCCCCCGAAACTCGTCTCACTACCCTGGAAAATGGTTTGAGGGTTGCATCTGAGGAGACTGGACATGCCACATGCACTGTAAGAAAACAGTAATAGGGGGTCAATGTATaaccttgtagttgttttagcAATTTCTAGACTTGCCATTTCACTGTCATTGAATAATATGCTGATGTAGCTTAAAAATTCAACAACTGTTCATACATCTCTTCCCTTTGATAGGTTGGACTGTGGATCAGTGCTGGCAGTCGCTATGAGAGTGAGAAAAACAACGGAACTGGCTTCTTCCTGGAGCACATGGCTTTCAAGGTAGACATTAGTAGACTTCATGACCTTAAAGgcaccctgtggagtttttcctGTTTACAGATAAAAATTTAGGTTTAGTTTCAGTGTTATGTACCATAACACATTTGGGTGTATCCTTGAGGTCTATGATCTGTTGAGTGAATTTCCATCCTTATTGTACatgacagtttttttcaaaagtttaaAATCTGTATCCATGTTTACTAGCTTGCCCCTGAGGCATCACTGTCACCCGTAGATCAGTTGAATATTTATTGCATCACGTGCATTTGCATCcctgtgcacatgcatgagaaaacaaaatttaacgaaaaaaaaactgctacaTGAGATCATAAACTCACAGGTAAGCAAGTCTCCCATGGAACCTTATATCTGTTAAAGCTGAATGCACTTGAAATATAGCTACCTGTTAGACAAACAAGGACATTACTCGGTTTCCTCTATTCACCTGTCATCTTCTTGGCCTCCCAGGGAACCAAGAAGCACCCTCAGACCGCCCTGGAGCAGCAGGTGGAGTCTATGGGTGGTCACCTGAGCGCCTATACCTCCCGGGAGCACACTGCATATTACATGAAGACTCTTGCCAAAGATCTGCCCAAAGGTGAGATGACCTGCTTACAGGCAGTGAAATAAACAGATTATCCCACAGATTTAGCCATGATTTAATTTCAGAGACATTATTTCCAAAATAGAACCCATTCTTGTTTGTAAGATGAAAGCCAATTAACTGATTAACATAACATAATAACATTTCTGATGGAGAATCCCATTTACATGGCTGCATACTTTATGGGGCACAAAGATCTTCGCTGTCTCTAAACACAAAGTTTGTGTTTATCCCATCTAAGTTGTGAGCAATaatttttcctctgtgtttttcccAGCCGTGGAGCTGCTGTCAGAGGTGGTGCAGAGCTGCTCACTGAACGAGGCAGACATCGAGCAACAGAGGGGTGTGGTGCTGCGTGAGCTCGAGGAAGTCGAGGGTAACCTCCAGGAAGTTTGCCTCGACCTGCTGCATGCCACAGCCTTCCAGGGCACTGCTTTGGGACACAGCGTGCTGGGACCCTCCAACAATGCAAGGTAAGAAGAACTGCAtatcacacacacttttcctttCAGTAGGTTTTCCATATTATAATAAATTCTTCACCATTTTGTAAGTCACCAGTAATACTCATATGCAATTCTCCCAGGACCTTGACCCGCCAGGACCTAGTGGACTACATCAACAGCCACTACAAAGCCCCTCGCATGGTGCTGTCTGCAGCTGGAGGTAGGTCCTCTCCTTCCTAACACACACTGTGAAGAGGCACTCTGGTAGATGTGAACTTCTACTAGTCCAGGAACTGATTAGATGACGAATCATCTGATGTGCTTCCTCTACAGGTGTGAACCACGAGGAGCTGGTCGGTTTGGCCAAATCTCACTTCAGCGGAGTGTCTTTTGAGTACGAGGGCGATGCCATCCCCGTCTTGTCACCCTGCAGATTCACAGGCAGTGAGGTGAGAAGTGTTGAGTGTTTTTGcaggagtattttttttttcttcattgttTTGTGAGGTTCATTACATCATCTTTTATACCATCGCTATTTCACATGAACattagttttctttttatacatattCAACACAAGTTGGAGAAATCACTGAATGTGACCATATATAGCAGAGTAATGCAGCAGTTACAGACTAATTTCAAGTTAATTCACTTTTATTTGAGATTGATATGTTTGAAGCATTAGGCCTGAGATATACTTGCTTTCAATTATTTGTTCCCTTGCACATGATAGCTGCCTCACATATCCTGCTCCGGATTGGGGCATTGCTTGTGCACAGCCTCAGAAATTAATGTCTGTGGTAACGTTAGTGTCTGATGATGCAACATGCACAGGAATGGTAAAGGAAGTGTGAGAAATGTACTCATTTATGATGGCGCTGCTTGTCACTTTTTTTGCCATGATCCACAGAGATCTTAGAATTAACAATTCAGTAACCTCCTATGAgtgtcgccatgtttgttttcatcatgcAAAAGAGTTCTTTGgtgtgccctctagtggaatCCTCCAGCAACAGCTTAGCATGTAGGCGCATGTTAACAATTCCAGTCACGACACAGCTGGTTCTCTCCGTGAACGTGTCTTTAAAAGCAAGTATACCTCAAGCCTTAGCTGTAACTCTGGCCTGTGACAGCTTAAAGAGCATGGGCAGGAAATATGTTATCACAGTCACTGCTAATCGTTGTGTTGATCCTCCGCTCAGATCCGTATGCGTGATGATGCTTTACCTCTGGCGCACATTGCCGTGGCTGTGGAGGGAGCCAGTGCTGCCAGCCCAGACATCGTGCCTCTCATGGTGGCCAACTCAATCATCGGCAGCTATGACCTCACCTACGGTGGTGGAAAGGTTggttaaatatgttttatatgtttatgcAATGAAGAAAAGACAACAGTTGAAACTGGAAGCTGTAACTAATGCCTCCTTAAGTGATGCATCTTATACAGCGCTGTCCCCTTTAAGCTTTGCCCACTTGAGGTTGTTAATGTCTTGAGTGGCCATTATTGAGGGGTAGACTATGATCCTCTCTGAAAACCTGGGTCAGGGGTCTCACCCCTGCCTCTGGACCTGTCGGGAGGAACAAGACCTGTAATACATGGGAGCTTctaaaaaacatcatcatttctgtctctcaccTGCAGCATCTGAGCAGCCGCCTGGCTCGCCTGGCGGTGGAGGAGAACCTGTGTCATAGCTTCCAGGCTTTCCACTCCTCCTACAGTGACACCGGCCTGCTGGGCATTTACTTTGTTGCTGATAAACACCAAATTGAAGATATGATGCACTGGTCCCAGAATGCCTGGTCAGTGGTGACTCGCACTCACAAAACACCGTAACTGTAATGTTATGTCACTTTAAATAAAAGGacagtttatatattttatcttatttcctCCCCTTTCTGCTCCCTGCAGGATGAACCTGTGCACCACAGTGACAGACAGTGATGTAGCCAGAGGCAAGAACGCTCTGAAGGCCAGCCTGGTTGGACAGCTCAATGGTACGTAACGTGTCTGTCATgcatttacacaaacacacatacaagctCTCCTTAATCACAAGTTGACACACCTTCTGTATTTTAGGAACAACACCAATCTGTGACGACATCGGCAGACACATCCTGAACTACGGACGGCGTATTCCTCTGGCAGAGTGGGACGCTCGGATCGATGTGAGTTTAGACTCCTGTCCTGGACCATTTGTACAATAgagagatagaaattgattctggAAGTAGTGCCTTCTCAGAATTGGCAGGTCTACTAGTCTATCTCTAGGATAAGAGTTCTGACTTCCCACTACATCTCTTCTTTCAGGCCGTGACCCCCAGGATGGTGCGTGATGTCTGCTCCAAATATATCTATGATAAGTGTCCTGCTGTGGCGGCTGTCGGTGAGTTCTTTGTGGTTTTCTACAGCAAGATCAGGGCTTATGTTGTCTTATCTTCTCTAAtccgtctctcctcctctctccaccaGGCCCCGTCGAGCAGCTACCCGACTACAACAGAATGCGCAGTGCCATGTACTGGCTGAGGTTTTAaggtgtgttgttgtgttgctcCGTGTGTCCCACGTTtgctcctcatcttcctcctcaacCCTACCTAAGTTTCCTCTTGCCATCACTGCGAGAGTGAACACCTGAGGATTGTCCACTTGTTGGCTTGACAGCACATCCATCcgctctctctcttctccccgCCTCCCTCTCTTATCCCGCCCACTGATATCTTCTTAGTTAGCCATGAGGGGGGCAGCCAGTCTGCACAGTGTGAGAATTAAATTACACATCAGTTACCTCTTGATTGTACTGTACAGGTCCTTGTTACCTGTCGCTGACttgcagaggagagaggagagagggcagacTGAATAGTAAACAATCATCTACTGGACACAGCACAGCCAGTACTGAATACAACCAGTATGGAGCAagaatatatttataatttctgTAACATTTGTTTCTGTCCTCTATTGTACATAACAGAAGCTCTCAttccaacaaaataaaaatactctaAAACATTGGCCCAGTGTGTTCGGCCTCGTTGATATGATGAATTGCTTTCTAAAGtttcaaatacacattttatattatattttttaaatcttaatacATTTTAGTTCTACCACACCATTTTAGTGTCATGGTCAGCTGCAATGTTGTCGTCTTTGGTTGTTAATAAATTTAAGTATTTAATAAACACTAAGATACAGTACAGTGATAACCCTGTTATGACATTTATGTCTCTGTGCCGGTGACAGCCATTGCTGGACAGATAATGTTTTTGGGGTGTCCATCTGTCCGTACATACGTCCTATTTTTGTGAACAAAATATCTCGAGAACACCCTACggaaattcttcaaatttggcacaaatgtccacttggactagatgatgaaatgattagattttgatggtcaaaggtcaaggtcacagtctttgtgtctgtctcattaGTATGAacaggatatctcaagaagaaTGCCTTGAATGAATTtcctcacatttggcacaaacgtcactgacaaaatttcacacaaatatctaataggACATAATGATGAAGTAATGACGTATCCAAAAGGTCactttcactgtgacatcttaATGTTCTACAAAAACACTTCTGGACGTTATTCAATGCCATGAATTCgcagcagaaggggagacatttggtcagataattAATTTTGAATTGGTGACCCTGGTCTTAGGTGTCAACCTTGAAACAGTGGTGACTGTACAGATCTGTGCTGTCGGATCGAGGAACTGTGAAGTATCCATGTTTTGCCAAAAGTAAACTCAATACCTTTTACTGAATTCCTTCAAACTCttaacatggatgtaaactgcaactggttggtggaggcatacaactgcaaggtgTTTATTGTAGTTTGGTTTGGTGACTGCTTTATTGGTTAAAAGCAGCATGACTAAAGGAAATCTTTTGTAAACtgtgatatacagtatgtgagcATGACGTCTTACCAACCTTATTCTCAAGGTCATTTATACTGTCATGCATAATCACCGACATTATCcagtaaaatgtcttaaaagtAGATTTGGAAGATGAGTAGAAAGGCCATGAAGAAAATGAGCCTCGTCTTTGAAGGATCCAGCATGTTAAAATCACTGATTCAAGTTTTGAGGACACATTGACACCTCAACATTTAATTCTACGACTATTGGCAGGACTGAAATCCATATATCACAAATATTCAATGTCGTTATGTCTAGTAGTCTTCTGTTTTAGTCCAAGGAGGAGTCTTAGCTCCTCCCAGCAAGGAGTTTAGGGTACACCTGTGTTTCCTCAATCTAAGCTCCTCCAGGTGCCTCCTCATCTCCTTGAGGGGCATTTAAGGGATGGGAGGATCCTCCGTGATCGTGGAGAGGGCATGATTTTCAGGTCacaagaggagagaggatgCAAGAAAGCGTAAGTTTGTGTGATGAAAAGCACCCACAGACAGCAGATAAGATTAATGAGCACAGCTGTTACtgctacattttaattttattcctGAAAGCAAACCAGTTGTTTGATTGTGCCTGTGTTCTGTCATCTCATTATACATCTGGTAAATCAGTGATCCATGGTTTGAGGTCAAATTTGAAGTTGTAGGATACCCACTTGCATTCTGCCACTGTTTTCTCAGCTTTTGTCATTGCCCTTTTGCAGTCTGTAATTAATACCACCAATTGCTGGCCTATGTGATTGGGTTTTTTAATCTAGAATTGAACCATATTGCAAACTTCAGTGTGCACAACAGTCAGAGTGATGCCACTGATCACTAATTGTGATGAGATGCTGTCTGATACTTTATCAGATCCAGAACATTACGTCAGTAGGCTACTTGAATGATAAACCAGGACCTGCTGTGTTATTTATGTTGTATCTTGAATCATAGCGATGACATCATCTTGGATCTGTGTGTAGTCCTGCGTCATGCTGTGACAATAACGCTATTGGTATCCAACCCAGGACATCTCTGTTTGCTGCTGGATGACATTTCTGTGACCCATGTATGTTTATCTGAGGGTAACTGAGATGGTTCGTAATCCTGAAGGTCCCCGAGGGCCCAACTATCATAATCAGGCAGCAATTGTAATATTCATATCATTAGTCAGATGAGGATAAGTCCCTTGATGGGCTGGACTGGAGGTGACTCAGGAAACGAGGTAGGCTTTGTCTTGTTGGTCTCCCTCCTGGGCCTGACAGCTTCTTCCTCCTTGTTCTCCAGAGGGCTTTCTCTACAATAGCTTCCATCTAACCTCCCAAATCTTCCCTCCTCTGTTCTGTAAATAGAGACATTTGTGTACTGATACACTATGTTCCATTAAATGGCGATAATGCACATTGTCCAGCACTTTGATTGAAATTTTCCGTGTCATACGAGGACACACGTGCACATAGCTGGAGTGGCTGTTGTTACACAACATCAATGAAAAGAGCTGATACTGATTATTGGATCCTTAATCAAGACTATTATTCCTAAATTGGAACCCAAGGAGCAAATCTGCAGTTTCTTGTCTTCAACTTCAGTTATTATGAAACACATAAATCCCATTTCAGGAAATGCAATTGCCTCCCTAAACTCTAATTGATGACACATTTAGCAGCTGTTACCCCCAACTAAATGCTTCCTGTAGAGTTTAATCACTGTCACAGTAATGTAGAAGAATTTGTGGCTGCTCTTTCATGTAGAACTGCTTTTTGTCAGAGTTTGTGATGTAAGATGCTTGTTTTAGATCCTGGAGATTTATCTTTCGTCTGACTATCTAATGAGAAAGCATGCTGTTTTAGCAAAACTACAAACTAAACAAATATACAGTGCATGCATGACATTCATATGGCCTTGTAGTATCACACCTTTGACGTTTGCCTTGGCCTCAGATTGTCTCATCCAAGCCATGATGCAGTTAAACTAGATGGTTTGAGGACTTTGGTAAACCCCTCTGGTCTTTTGAGCACTGTTTCAGTGATCCTGCTGATCTCCTGGGCTTAAGATGAGAGATGTTTCCTTCAGTGAGACTGTCACTCTTTCAAGAAGGGGAGTCTTGATCCTGTATGTCAGGAGAAAGGAGCAGCATATTTTGGAATAACAGAGATGCCCAGTGGTTACACAAACAGTCCAGTAGCTTAACTTCAGGGTATCAGCTGTGATCCATACAGTTATGTGTCAccaacaaaatgatcatttgtatgtcTTTATAGCTTGATTTTTCTCACAAGCCTCCGAGGTgaaagaagaatccaaaaactgagaaaattattgatgaattggagtaaaaggagaccatgtttaacaacaaacatttagTGCAAGTGCATATGTTTGGGAAGTTCTGAGCGTACGACTGGAAAAacaagacttggatta
This window encodes:
- the LOC126386325 gene encoding cytochrome b-c1 complex subunit 1, mitochondrial; the encoded protein is MAASVCRVGSTVGRALAKNRSPILLSLRRGQASVSYAQSLLGAPETRLTTLENGLRVASEETGHATCTVGLWISAGSRYESEKNNGTGFFLEHMAFKGTKKHPQTALEQQVESMGGHLSAYTSREHTAYYMKTLAKDLPKAVELLSEVVQSCSLNEADIEQQRGVVLRELEEVEGNLQEVCLDLLHATAFQGTALGHSVLGPSNNARTLTRQDLVDYINSHYKAPRMVLSAAGGVNHEELVGLAKSHFSGVSFEYEGDAIPVLSPCRFTGSEIRMRDDALPLAHIAVAVEGASAASPDIVPLMVANSIIGSYDLTYGGGKHLSSRLARLAVEENLCHSFQAFHSSYSDTGLLGIYFVADKHQIEDMMHWSQNAWMNLCTTVTDSDVARGKNALKASLVGQLNGTTPICDDIGRHILNYGRRIPLAEWDARIDAVTPRMVRDVCSKYIYDKCPAVAAVGPVEQLPDYNRMRSAMYWLRF